The genomic DNA CGATCGTCAGCGAGGTGCGCAACCGCTATCGCTACCGCGAAACCGTGCTTGAGCAGGCACGTGAGCAACTCTATCGCAAGTTCGACTGGCTGACCGCTAACGCCTCGGCCGATGAGTTATCGCAATTGCAGGTCGCCGATTTCGGCACCCGCCGCAGGTTTTCCTACCGCGTGCAGGAAGAAGTGGTCAACGTGCTCAAGCACGATTTCCCTGGGCGCTTCGTCGGCACCAGCAACGTGCACTTGTCCCGCGAGCTGGACATGAAACCGCTGGGCACCATGGCCCACGAGTGGATCATGGCGCATCAGCAACTTGGCCCACGGCTGATCGACAGCCAGATCGCCGCACTTGACTGCTGGGTGCGCGAGTACCGGGGTTTGCTGGGCATCGCCCTGACCGACTGCATCACCACCGATGCCTTCCTCGGTGATTTCGACCTGTTCTTCGCCAAGCTTTTCGATGGCTTGCGCCACGATTCCGGTGACCCTGTGGCCTGGGGTGAAAAATGCATCGCCCACTATCACAAGCTCGGCATCGATCCGATGAGCAAGACCCTGGTGTTCTCCGACAGCCTGACCCTGCCCAAGTCGCTGGAAATATTCCGCGCGCTGCACGGTCGGATCAACGTGAGCTTCGGCATCGGCACCAACCTCACTTGTGATATTCCGGGTGTCGAACCGATGAGCATCGTGCTTAAAATGACCGCCTGCAACGGCCAAGCGGTGGCGAAGATCTCCGACGAGCCAGGCAAGACCCACTGCAAAGACCCGAATTTTGTTGCCTATTTGCGACACGTTTTCCAGGTTCCTGCCGATTCCAGTCTATCTAGCAAGGAGTGAATTCATGCAAGCCGTACAGCGTGAGATTGCTGAACAGCTCAAGGTGCAACCGCCGTTTGCCGACTACAAGGCACTCGAAGCGGAAGTCGCCCGACGTATCCGCTTTATTCAGGATTGCCTGGTCAATTCCGGGCTCAAGACGCTGGTGCTCGGTATCAGCGGCGGCGTCGACTCGCTGACCGCAGGCCTGTTGGCCCAGCGCGCGATGCGCGAACTGCGTGATCAAACGGGCGACCAAAGCTACAAGTTCATCGCCGTGCGCCTGCCGTACGAAACCCAGTTTGACGAACACGACGCCCAAGCCTCGGTGGACTTCATCGCCCCGGACGAACGCCACACGGTCAATATCGGCCCGGCGGTGAAATCGCTGGCCGCAGAAGTGGCGGCGTTTGAAGGCAAGCATGCAGTGTCGGTGGATTTCGTGCTCGGCAACACCAAGGCGCGGATGCGTATGGTGGCCCAGTACACCATCGCTGGCGCTGCCCACGGTCTGGTAATTGGTACTGACCATGCGGCAGAAGCGGTGATGGGGTTCTTCACCAAATTCGGTGACGGCGCTTGCGACCTGGCCCCGCTCAGCGGTCTGGTGAAAAACCAGGTTCGCGCAATTGCCCGCAGCTTCGGCGCGCCCGAGTCGCTGGTGGAAAAAGTCCCGACTGCCGACCTTGAGGACCTTTCCCCGGGCAAGCCCGACGAAGCCTCCCACGGCGTGACCTATGCCGAGATTGATGCCTTCCTGCACGGCGAGCCGGTGCGTCAGGAAGCGTTCGACATCATCGTGAACACCTACAACAAAACCCATCACAAGCGCGTCATGCCGTTCGCGCCTTGATTGGCGATGGAATGAAAAAGCCCGCTGAGGAGTGATCCTCAGCGGGCTTTTCTTTGGCCATTGCATTGATTGATGCTGATGGCCCCTTCGCGAGCAGGCTCGCTCCCACAGGTTTTGTG from Pseudomonas baetica includes the following:
- the pncB gene encoding nicotinate phosphoribosyltransferase, translated to MSESVFADRIVQNLLDTDFYKLTMMQAVLHNYPNVEVEWEFRCRNSEDLRPYLAEIRYQIERLAELSLSADQLSFLERISFLKPDFLRFLGLFRFNLRYLHTGIENGELFIRLRGPWLHVILYEVPLLAIVSEVRNRYRYRETVLEQAREQLYRKFDWLTANASADELSQLQVADFGTRRRFSYRVQEEVVNVLKHDFPGRFVGTSNVHLSRELDMKPLGTMAHEWIMAHQQLGPRLIDSQIAALDCWVREYRGLLGIALTDCITTDAFLGDFDLFFAKLFDGLRHDSGDPVAWGEKCIAHYHKLGIDPMSKTLVFSDSLTLPKSLEIFRALHGRINVSFGIGTNLTCDIPGVEPMSIVLKMTACNGQAVAKISDEPGKTHCKDPNFVAYLRHVFQVPADSSLSSKE
- the nadE gene encoding ammonia-dependent NAD(+) synthetase — protein: MQAVQREIAEQLKVQPPFADYKALEAEVARRIRFIQDCLVNSGLKTLVLGISGGVDSLTAGLLAQRAMRELRDQTGDQSYKFIAVRLPYETQFDEHDAQASVDFIAPDERHTVNIGPAVKSLAAEVAAFEGKHAVSVDFVLGNTKARMRMVAQYTIAGAAHGLVIGTDHAAEAVMGFFTKFGDGACDLAPLSGLVKNQVRAIARSFGAPESLVEKVPTADLEDLSPGKPDEASHGVTYAEIDAFLHGEPVRQEAFDIIVNTYNKTHHKRVMPFAP